CCAGAACTTCTTTTTCAAATTTTTTGGCTTGTTCGAGTTCCGGATTGCGTTTAAACTCCCGCGACCACATAGCGTAAATAGCCGGAATAACGTACAGGGTTAAGATTAAGGAGAATAAAGTACCGCCCACAATTACAATACCCATCCCCATGCGGCTTTGGGCAGCGGCTCCTAAAGCCAACGCAATCGGTAAAGCACCCAAAGCAATGGCCAAACTAGTCATTAAAATAGGGCGTAAGCGGGCTTCGGCGGCCTCCAGAATGGCTTCGGCCTTGGATTTTCCTTCTTCTTTGAGCTGGTTGGCAAATTCCACGATTAAGATACCGTTTTTCGTTACCAACCCAATGAGCATAATGGTACCAATCTGGCTGAAAATGTTCCAGGTTTGCCCGAATAACCACAACGACAGCATCGCTCCGGCTACCGCTAAAGGTACGGTAATAATGATAATCAATGGGTCGATAAAGCTTTCGAACTGGGCGGCCAGAATTAAATAAATTAACAATAAAGCCAAACCAAAGGCGAAAGCCGTGTTAGAACCACTTTCCACGAAGTCGCGCGATTCGCCACCTAAGTCCGTTGAGAAAGTAGGGTCCAGCACTTTGGCGGCAATCCGGTCCATGGCATCAATGCCGTCGCCGATACTTTTGCCCGGCGCTAAACCCGCTGAAATGGTAGCCGACATGTACCGGTTATTGTGGAACAACTGCGGCGGGCTGCTGCGTTCTTCCAAAGTTACCAAATTATCCAACTGAATTAATTGCCCGGTGCTGCTGCGCACAAACAACGAAGTTAAATCCAAGGGATCATCCCGGTCGGCCTGGTCGAATTGGCCAATTACCTGGTACTGACGACCGTTCATGATAAAGTAAGCAAACCGCTGCCCACTGAGGGATAACTGTAAGGTTTGCGCCACATCAATTACCGAAACACCTAAGCTTTGCGCTTTTTCGCGATCGATGGTAATGTTAATCTCCGGTTTATTAAATTTTAAATTTACATCCGGGTTTGATAGCGTGGGGTCTTTGCTGGCCTCTTCTAAAAACTCCGGAATTTTCTCTTCCAATTTTTGAAAATTAGGCGCCTGAATAATGTACTGAATGGGCTGCCCCCCGCGCCGGTTCACCGAAATAGTAGGTTGCTGCGATACAATGGTACGGGCTTCTGGGTATTTCCGCGTTAGTTTGGTTAACCTTTCGGCTACTTCGGCTTGCGAGCGTTCCCGCTCACTGGGGTCCACCAAAGTCATCCGCATCATACCGTTATTTACCGAACCCGCTCCGCCAAAACCTGGAGAAGTAATTACTAAAGCTACTTTTTTCTCCGGAATCGAATCGTTTACTAAGCGGGTTAATTCTTCCATAAACCGGTCGGTGTATTCAAAAGAAGACCCTTCGGGAGCCGTAACCATTACCCGTAACATGCTACGGTCGTCGTAAGGAGCGGTTTCTTTTTGCAAGGTGATGTAGAAAAACACGATTAATCCCAAACAAGCCGCAATAATCGGGAAGGCCAACCATTTGCGTTGCATAAACCGGCCCAGCGATTGTGCGTAACCCGTGTTTAAACTTTCGAAATAAGGTTCGGTAAAATTATAAAACCGCGATTTTTTATGCCCGCCTTTCTTCATGAGGTAAGCATTGAGCATGGGCGTAAGCGTTAACGACACAAACGCCGATATCAGTACCGCTGCCCCAATTACTACCCCAAATTCGCGGAACAAGCGGCCCACAAAACCTTCGAGGAAAATAACCGGTAAAAACACCGCTGCCAACGTAATGGAAATAGAAATTACCGCCAGGAAAATTTCGTTGGAGCCTTTAATTGCCGCTTCAATCGGCGACATGCCTTCTTCTACTTTTTTAAAAATATTCTCGGTTACCACAATTCCGTCGTCTACCACTAAACCGGTAGCCAGTACAATGGCCAGCAAGGTTAATACGTTTACCGAAAAACCTGCCAGGTACATAATAAAGAAGGTAGCAATTAAAGAAACCGGAATATCAATTAAGGGCCGGAAAGCAATGCTCCAGTCGCGGAAGAACAGGTAAATAATTAAAATTACCAGTATCAGGGCCACCAGAATGGTTTCGGCCACTTCCGTTACCGATTTTTTAATGAACAAGGTATTGTCCATTACAATATCCAGTTGTAAGTCCTTGGGTAAGTCGCTTTTTAGTTTATCTAATTGGTCGTAAAAATTACCGGCAATTTCGAGGTAATTAGAACCCGGTTGCGGTACAATGGCCAAACCCACCATCGGCACGCCGGATTCGGTCATTTTGGTTTCCAGGTTTTCGGGGCCTAATTCGGCTTTGCCTAGATCGCTGAACCGGATAATGCGGTCACCTTCGGATTTTACAATTAAGTCGTTGAACTGTTCTTCGTTAGAGAGGTTACCCAAGGTTTTTACCATTAACTCGGTGTTGGAACCCGTTACTTTACCCGAAGGTAATTCTACGTTCTGGCGATTGAGCGCGGTGCGCACATCGGCTACGGTAAGGCCGTACGAAGCTAGTTTCATGGGGTCGAGCCACAAGCGCATGGCGTATCTTTTTTGCCCCCAGATTTGCACGCTGCTAATGCCCGGAATGGTTTGCAAACGCTGCGATAACACGTTTTCGGCGTAATCGCTGAGTTCCAGTTGGCTGCGGGTTTTACTGCGCACCGTCATGGTTACAATCGGTTCGGAGTCAGCATCGGCTTTAGAAACTACCGGTGGGGCATCAATGTCCTGGGGTAAAGATCTTACTGCCTGCGATACTTTGTCGCGAACGTCGTTGGCTGCTTCTTCCAGGTTTTTCTCCAGGTTAAACTCAATGTTAATGTTGCTCCGGCCCTGATTACTCGACGACGAAATATTGCGAATGCCATCGATGGAGTTAATGGATTTTTCCAGAGGTTCGGTAATCTGCGATTCAATAATATCGGCATTCGCCCCAGTATAGCTGGTGCTCACCGATACAATGGCCGGGTCGATGGACGGATATTCCCGGATACCCAGGAACGTATAACCAATAATTCCGAATAATATCAGAATCAGGTTAATTACAATGGTAAAAACCGGCCGCTTAATGCTGGTGGTAGATAAACTCATTTTTAATTAATTAATCAAGCTTTAGGTAACCGGACTTTAACCGGGGCATCTTGTTTCAACGTCATAATTCCGGTGGTTAACACCGTGTCGCCTGGTTGCAGGCCCGAGGTAATCAAAATTTCTTTTTCGGTGCGGGTAGTTGCTTCTACTTTTACTTCCTGTACTTTGCCGTTTTTAGCTACAAATACTTTTTTACCATTCTGGATAGGCACAATGGCTTGTGTAGGCACTAATAAAGCATCCGGGATAGAGGCCAACGGAAACTCAATATTGGCGAAAGAGCCTGGCAACAGTTCGTTATTCGGGTTTGCAGCCCGGGCGCGGAGCTGTAACGTACGGGTGGTAGCTTCTACGGCCGGTTCTATGGCGTAAACGGTGGCACTGTATTTTTTAGATGAACCCGCTACCGAAACTTGCAGCTTGGTGTTAACCTTTACCTGGTTGGCGTATTTTTCCGGTACCGAAAAATTTATTTTTACCGGATCGGTGCTGATTAAGTTAGCCACCACGGTTTCGGGCGTTAAATAGCCGCCCACCGACACGTTGCGCAAACCAATGCGCCCGGAGAACGGAGCCGTTATAGTAGTTTTGGCTAATTGCGCCTGAATTAACTGCGTTTGGGATTGTAAGGTTTTAAAGTCGGCAGTAGCAATATCAAATTCTTCGCGGCTGATGGCTTCTTTTTTAAATAATTGCGCGGCCCGTTCGGCGTTCTCGGCGGCTAAGCTCTGCCGCGTTTGCGCCTGGGCTAACTGGGCACGTAATTCAGCATCATCAATTTTTAATAATACCTGCCCTTCTTTTACGTTGCTCCCTTCCTGAAAACTAATGCTCCGGATTAAGCCCGATACCTGCCCCCGGATTTGTACTTGTTCGTTTGCTTCAATAGATCCGGTTACGGCCAATTTGTTGGCAAATTCGCGCGGTTGTACTACCACCCCATCTACCTGCATCGTGCCGCCCCGGCCACCACCCGCGCCACCCGGGCCGCCCGGGCCTTTGCCGGCTGCACTACCCGGACCTCCAGGTCCACCTCCGGCCGCTTTTTTGTTGGCCGAAATCCGGTAAACCACCAGCGAGGCAAATCCGATAATTAATAAAGCATAAACAAAATACTTAATTTTCATGGGTGTTTTAAAACGTTATGGGCGCAAGCGCGAAAAATTAAATTTTTAAATTATTTAAATAGTTAAACTTGTTTTGGTATATCGTAGGTGCGAACTACTCCTTTACTTACTCTTTTTTAACTGCTTCAGATTCAAAGCAAAGCTGTATTTTTGTTAAACTTTTACCGGGTGGGTACTGGTATTTGATAAACCTGCCACCGGCGAATAAGTTTTTTAAGTAAACGCAACTTAGCTTTTGATTCTGTTTCAATTCTGAAGTTTTAGCCCAGATTGTTTAATTAAGCCGTTAAATCAACTATTTTATTCATTTTCCAGATCATGCAAATAGCAACACCAATGGCAAAAGGTAACGATGAAAATTTTTTTAAAAATGTTTACGAAGTAGTAAAACTTATTCCAGCGGGTCGGGTAACTTCTTACGGGGCTATTGCCAGTTACCTGGGTAGCAAAGGTTCGGCCCGCATGGTAGGATGGGCTCTAATTGCCTCGCACGCGAAAAGTAACATTCCGGCGTACCGGGTAGTTAACCGCACCGGCATGCTCACCGGCAAGCAGCATTTTGAATCGCCGGATGCCATGCAAGCCAGCCTGGAGCGCGAAGGCGTACGGGTAGAAAACGATAAAGTAGTCGATTTTGAAAAACTATTCTGGAACCCGGCCAAAGAACTGTTGTAGTTGTACCTGGCCCGTTACAGCAACAGGCCATCATCCGGAATTGAGCAAAAAGTGAATTTTTTAAAAAAATAAATTCTGCTCATCGTTTTATAGCAGCCTGAT
The sequence above is a segment of the Adhaeribacter swui genome. Coding sequences within it:
- a CDS encoding efflux RND transporter permease subunit, which gives rise to MSLSTTSIKRPVFTIVINLILILFGIIGYTFLGIREYPSIDPAIVSVSTSYTGANADIIESQITEPLEKSINSIDGIRNISSSSNQGRSNINIEFNLEKNLEEAANDVRDKVSQAVRSLPQDIDAPPVVSKADADSEPIVTMTVRSKTRSQLELSDYAENVLSQRLQTIPGISSVQIWGQKRYAMRLWLDPMKLASYGLTVADVRTALNRQNVELPSGKVTGSNTELMVKTLGNLSNEEQFNDLIVKSEGDRIIRFSDLGKAELGPENLETKMTESGVPMVGLAIVPQPGSNYLEIAGNFYDQLDKLKSDLPKDLQLDIVMDNTLFIKKSVTEVAETILVALILVILIIYLFFRDWSIAFRPLIDIPVSLIATFFIMYLAGFSVNVLTLLAIVLATGLVVDDGIVVTENIFKKVEEGMSPIEAAIKGSNEIFLAVISISITLAAVFLPVIFLEGFVGRLFREFGVVIGAAVLISAFVSLTLTPMLNAYLMKKGGHKKSRFYNFTEPYFESLNTGYAQSLGRFMQRKWLAFPIIAACLGLIVFFYITLQKETAPYDDRSMLRVMVTAPEGSSFEYTDRFMEELTRLVNDSIPEKKVALVITSPGFGGAGSVNNGMMRMTLVDPSERERSQAEVAERLTKLTRKYPEARTIVSQQPTISVNRRGGQPIQYIIQAPNFQKLEEKIPEFLEEASKDPTLSNPDVNLKFNKPEINITIDREKAQSLGVSVIDVAQTLQLSLSGQRFAYFIMNGRQYQVIGQFDQADRDDPLDLTSLFVRSSTGQLIQLDNLVTLEERSSPPQLFHNNRYMSATISAGLAPGKSIGDGIDAMDRIAAKVLDPTFSTDLGGESRDFVESGSNTAFAFGLALLLIYLILAAQFESFIDPLIIIITVPLAVAGAMLSLWLFGQTWNIFSQIGTIMLIGLVTKNGILIVEFANQLKEEGKSKAEAILEAAEARLRPILMTSLAIALGALPIALALGAAAQSRMGMGIVIVGGTLFSLILTLYVIPAIYAMWSREFKRNPELEQAKKFEKEVLESVH
- a CDS encoding efflux RND transporter periplasmic adaptor subunit, producing MKIKYFVYALLIIGFASLVVYRISANKKAAGGGPGGPGSAAGKGPGGPGGAGGGRGGTMQVDGVVVQPREFANKLAVTGSIEANEQVQIRGQVSGLIRSISFQEGSNVKEGQVLLKIDDAELRAQLAQAQTRQSLAAENAERAAQLFKKEAISREEFDIATADFKTLQSQTQLIQAQLAKTTITAPFSGRIGLRNVSVGGYLTPETVVANLISTDPVKINFSVPEKYANQVKVNTKLQVSVAGSSKKYSATVYAIEPAVEATTRTLQLRARAANPNNELLPGSFANIEFPLASIPDALLVPTQAIVPIQNGKKVFVAKNGKVQEVKVEATTRTEKEILITSGLQPGDTVLTTGIMTLKQDAPVKVRLPKA
- a CDS encoding MGMT family protein is translated as MAKGNDENFFKNVYEVVKLIPAGRVTSYGAIASYLGSKGSARMVGWALIASHAKSNIPAYRVVNRTGMLTGKQHFESPDAMQASLEREGVRVENDKVVDFEKLFWNPAKELL